CCGTGCAAAACACTCACTAGTAACAGTTAACCGTGGTGTCAATTTCTCTAAATACTCCTGATGAGTAGTACTACTACATGGCAACAAGAGCGGTGCTGGAAGTCAAAACGAGCACATGCATGCAAAAAGGGGCATCACGGGACCACACCTGTGAAAAAAGTCGGACAAGAAAGGATGTGGAAACCATGGGACCAGCGCGCCAACGACAAATTGTGATTGAGCAAGTTAGCGGCCCAGCGCGGGCCGACGCATCCGGTGGAATCGGACGGCTCTCGACGAGGTTTAGCGGGCCAGAAAATCAGCCGGTTGAAATAAAGTCTTTCCCATCTTCAAATCTACTCCGTGTGGGAGGGCCGATGGGATCGCGGGCGCTGGAGCTGCTGACATCACAGCCGAGCCAAGCGTCACGAGGAGCCAGGAGGGATTGCAGTAGGATTGCTAGCTAGCTTCTTCGAATCACCGGCCGATTCGTGTCCTGTCTCCGAATCCACCTACGAGTCTACGACCCTGATCCAATCCCTCTGTATCTGTATTATAAAGCAAGCTCAGCAGCCGGCTCATGGAGGTCGAGGCAACGATCGATCTGCATGAACCCAACCGCCGGTATGTTCCCCATGtttccaccgccgccgccgccgccgatgccTTTCTACCACACGTCCCCAATGCAGCCGCCGCCGTTCTACTTCCATGCAGTTGCAGTTCCCGTGCCGTCGTCCGCGGTGCCGGTGCGCTCTGTGTGGGCGTGGAACTTCAGGGAGGAATCTGACAGGCTATGCCACTTGGCCTGGAACGCCCGGTACGTCGCCGTCAACGTGCACTACCCGGGCCTCGTCCACCACGCGGACCGGAACCACAACATACTCACCGTGGAGGAGCGCTACGCCGTGGCGAAGGCCAACGTGGACGCGCTCAAGCCGCTCCAGGTGGGCATCGCGCTCCGCGACGGCCACGGCCGGCACCTCGGCGCGTGGGAGTTCAACCTCCGCGACTTCTGCCCCGTGTCCGACCCGCACGACGAGAGCTCCCTCGCGTACCTCGCCGGCCGCGGCCTCGACGTGGACAGGCTCCGCGTCCGCGGCCTCAGCGCCAAGATGCTCAGGGAGAAGCTGCT
The sequence above is a segment of the Aegilops tauschii subsp. strangulata cultivar AL8/78 chromosome 6, Aet v6.0, whole genome shotgun sequence genome. Coding sequences within it:
- the LOC109751349 gene encoding probable CCR4-associated factor 1 homolog 11, which codes for MQPPPFYFHAVAVPVPSSAVPVRSVWAWNFREESDRLCHLAWNARYVAVNVHYPGLVHHADRNHNILTVEERYAVAKANVDALKPLQVGIALRDGHGRHLGAWEFNLRDFCPVSDPHDESSLAYLAGRGLDVDRLRVRGLSAKMLREKLLRSGLFDPRCAARSWVTYAGAYHIAYLLKIVTGGAPLPQDMAGFVGAVRRYLGVQVYDVARMAAECPAMPLGLERIADHLGFHPPLGSPRLAAAAGVHALQVFMRLKYRELGGDVERHRGLLHGLH